The window TTCAACAACTCCAATCTACACCTAGAAATTCAGGATTTATAAACTAGAACCCTGCAACAGTGTTGACTTTGTTATATTTACTTCACCACCAAAATTGACATCGTGAAGAACTATTACATTGGGATCACATTCTTGATTTTGAGTTGCAATGATGCGACTCAACAAACCGTGACGGACACCACTGCTGCCTTAAGTACGGAAATTACATCTATTCCAACGCCCCAATTAACTTTAGAACAAGCCAATAATCTGGCCTTATTGCCTTTATATTGTGTGGACCAGGAATATCCTAATAAAATGGGACACGTGACAGCGTCACCAAAAGATCAAAAACGGCCTACAGCTCAACACCCAGTTTTCTACGGTTGTTTTGACTGGCACAGTGCCGTTCATGGTCACTGGAGCGCGGTCACCTTGCTTAAACAATTTCCTAATCTAGATAAGGCTTCAGAATTGCTAGGAAAGTTGACATCAAATATTACTGCTGCTAATGTAGCGGTAGAGATTGAATACCTGGAATCTGATCACAATACTACTTTTGAACGTACCTATGGGTGGGCATGGCTTCTCAAGCTCCAGCAGGAATTAGATACTTGGGATACCACTTATGGCAGACGCATGGCGGCTGACTTGAAGCCTTTGAGCGATTTGATCGTCGAGCGGTATATAGAATATTTACCTAAACTTCAATATGCGATACGAGTGGGAGAACATTCTAACACAGCATTTGCGATGACCTTGGCCTGGGATTATGCTGTACATAAAAATGAGGTAGCCTTAAAAAGTGCAATTGGAGCTAAAGCCATGGAGTTTTATCGCAATGACGAGGACTGTCCTATCTCCTGGGAGCCTAGTGGCTATGATTTTCTTTCTCCTTGTTTAGAAGAAGTGGACATCATGCGACGCGTCATGCCAGCAGAAGATTTTCACATGTGGCTTGCTAGATTCTTGCCTGAAATGGAGCAAGGAATATTAGATATTGAAATAGGTAAAGTAAGCGATAGAACTGATGGTAAATTAGTTCATATCGACGGATTGAACTTAAGCCGGGCTTGGGTTTTATATGGTCTCGCAGCCCAGTATAAAAGATATGAGCCCCTTGTTGAAATAGCAGATGCTCATTTATCACACACACTTCCCAACCTCGTTGCAGACGACTATGAGGGCGGTCACTGGCTAGGAAGTTTTGCTATTTATGCCTTACAGCAGGCAGGAGATTTTGAGAAGAATATTTAAACGGCAGACATTCTTTTAATTATTAGAGTTTCGAATTTTTGATCTACTGGCGTATCAAGTTAAGAGGTTTCTGCACGTTCATTTCTTAATTGGGTTAGCATAAAAGTTAGAGAATCTAGGAACACTTCGACGCCAAAATTTCTTGGTGTTAATCATCATGGTAGCAGCAAAATTCAAGAGTGAACGCAATCAGCTTATATGAGCGAATTGAGATTTATCAGTAAATTCGAAAAATGAATTCTAGAACCCTATTCTTCTGCTTACTGTATTGTTTTTATGGTTTGCTGGTTCATTCTGCAACAGCTCAACAAGTAGGGGATAGCACAGCGTATTACTATAATAAATTTATTAAGCCTACTAATGATTCAGACCTAGCTAGAGCCTATCTGTATTTTGAAAAGTCCATGCTAGAGAATATTGAAAATAAAAACTTTGCAAAAGCAGTTTATGACTTGAGAAGTATATCTGAGATTCAAAATAGATTAGGACTTTTTAATGAAAGTGAAAAATCTGCGGTTGAAGCTTTAGAGTTGTTGGAACAAATGAAGGATGATGATTTTGTTCTCAATTCCAAAATCGGTTTGTACAATCAACTTGGAATGCTCTACGGTGAGCAAGAAAACTTTTTAAAAGCTCTTGAATACTATGATTACGCTATGAAGAGAGCATGAGATTCATCCAGCATGAACTCCATACGCAATAACAAGGCTGTCATATATAGCAGATTGGGAAAATATGATGCCGCAGTCGCACAACTTACCAAAGTTTACAACTACAACCTTAGCATAAATGACAAGGAAAAAATAGCCAGAGCCATTGATAACTTGGGACATGCAAGATCAAAAATCAATCACCCAATTGCTCTTGATAACCTTATGACAGCGCTTAGCATACGAAAAGAATTGAGTTATGCTAACGGCATCTTTACTAGCTACTACCACTTGAGCGAATATT of the Nonlabens marinus S1-08 genome contains:
- a CDS encoding DUF2891 domain-containing protein, whose protein sequence is MKNYYIGITFLILSCNDATQQTVTDTTAALSTEITSIPTPQLTLEQANNLALLPLYCVDQEYPNKMGHVTASPKDQKRPTAQHPVFYGCFDWHSAVHGHWSAVTLLKQFPNLDKASELLGKLTSNITAANVAVEIEYLESDHNTTFERTYGWAWLLKLQQELDTWDTTYGRRMAADLKPLSDLIVERYIEYLPKLQYAIRVGEHSNTAFAMTLAWDYAVHKNEVALKSAIGAKAMEFYRNDEDCPISWEPSGYDFLSPCLEEVDIMRRVMPAEDFHMWLARFLPEMEQGILDIEIGKVSDRTDGKLVHIDGLNLSRAWVLYGLAAQYKRYEPLVEIADAHLSHTLPNLVADDYEGGHWLGSFAIYALQQAGDFEKNI